One window of Labrys wisconsinensis genomic DNA carries:
- a CDS encoding alpha/beta fold hydrolase, translated as MPFITARDGTQLFWREWGRGAPMLFLNSLGFGTQMWDYQMTAFAERGFRCIGLDRRGHGRSDQPARGYDHDTLADDVAALIEALDLDRVTLVTHSLAGGEAVRYLTRHGDARIARMVLLAPMTPMLLRTGDNPEGLPRSAFEEVWAQWQRDYPKWVAEATAPFFVPETSAAMMRSVVALLQISIPVALACSRAMAEEDFRTEMRRIRVPTLIVHGDRDRSAPIEVTGRPSAALVPGCRFLVYEGAPHGLMYTHMERLHADILAFMGD; from the coding sequence ATGCCCTTCATCACCGCAAGGGACGGCACCCAGCTTTTTTGGCGCGAATGGGGGCGCGGCGCGCCGATGCTGTTCCTCAACAGCCTCGGCTTCGGCACGCAGATGTGGGACTACCAGATGACGGCCTTCGCCGAGCGGGGCTTCCGCTGCATCGGCCTGGACCGGCGCGGCCACGGGCGGTCCGACCAGCCCGCCCGCGGCTATGATCACGATACCTTGGCCGACGACGTGGCGGCGCTGATCGAGGCGCTCGATCTCGACAGGGTGACGCTCGTCACCCACTCGCTGGCCGGTGGGGAGGCGGTGCGCTACCTGACGCGGCACGGCGATGCCCGCATCGCCCGCATGGTGCTGCTGGCGCCGATGACGCCGATGCTGCTTCGCACGGGCGACAACCCGGAGGGATTGCCGCGATCGGCCTTCGAGGAGGTCTGGGCGCAGTGGCAGCGGGACTACCCGAAATGGGTCGCCGAGGCGACGGCGCCGTTCTTCGTGCCCGAGACGTCGGCCGCCATGATGCGATCCGTCGTTGCCCTCCTGCAGATTTCCATTCCCGTGGCCCTGGCCTGCAGCCGCGCCATGGCGGAGGAGGACTTCCGGACGGAGATGCGGCGCATCCGCGTGCCGACCCTGATCGTCCATGGCGACCGCGACCGCTCGGCACCGATCGAGGTCACCGGCAGGCCTTCGGCGGCCCTGGTCCCCGGATGCCGCTTCCTCGTCTATGAAGGCGCGCCGCACGGCCTGATGTACACGCACATGGAGCGGCTGCACGCCGACATCCTCGCCTTCATGGGCGATTGA
- a CDS encoding amidase, protein MEEIGELAAALRAGRITAEALVERSLGRIARLDGALNSFVALDEAGARAAARDSDRRLAAGAPRSPLEGIPLSVKDNLHAAGLPSSWGSRAFAGFRPEGDELPVARLRAAGAVILGKTNVPELTLEGYTRNDLFGTTRNPWNPDLTPGGSSGGAAAGVAAGLVPAALGTDGGGSIRRPACHTGLVGWKPSIGHLPRLDGFPAPLADFETVGTLTRSVGDAILLDAAMAGPDPRDRRSLLAAAPQPAGERLRIAYIPRFGTAPVDPVVAAAVEGFALALERDGHAVREQAVFFDLDDAARIWHVVSRAGVAWLMDRPGSRLPEEAGAAVQAMAADGRALAAADYCDALERTARLRRRCAELFATSDLVLTPTAAALPWPAETPYPREIAGRPAGPRDHAVFTGWVNIAGVPAVSLPVGLSATGLPIGAQLAAGFAADAWLLEFAREAERMRPAPPLPTVQAVS, encoded by the coding sequence ATGGAAGAGATCGGCGAACTCGCCGCCGCGCTGCGCGCCGGCCGGATCACGGCCGAAGCCCTGGTCGAGCGCAGCCTCGGGCGCATCGCCCGGCTCGACGGCGCCCTCAACAGCTTCGTCGCCCTCGACGAAGCCGGCGCCCGCGCCGCGGCGCGCGACAGCGACCGGCGCCTCGCCGCCGGCGCACCGCGCTCGCCATTGGAGGGCATCCCGCTCTCGGTCAAGGACAACCTCCACGCCGCCGGCCTGCCTTCGAGCTGGGGCAGCCGCGCCTTCGCCGGGTTCCGGCCCGAGGGCGACGAGCTGCCGGTGGCGCGGCTGCGCGCCGCCGGCGCCGTCATCCTCGGCAAGACCAACGTGCCGGAGCTGACCCTGGAGGGCTACACCCGCAACGACCTCTTCGGCACCACCCGCAATCCCTGGAACCCCGACCTGACGCCGGGCGGCTCCTCCGGCGGCGCCGCGGCCGGCGTCGCCGCCGGGCTGGTGCCCGCGGCGCTCGGCACCGACGGCGGCGGCTCGATCCGCCGCCCCGCCTGCCACACCGGCCTCGTCGGCTGGAAGCCCTCCATCGGCCACCTGCCGCGGCTCGACGGCTTCCCCGCCCCCCTCGCCGATTTCGAGACCGTCGGCACGCTGACCCGCAGCGTCGGCGATGCCATCCTGCTCGACGCCGCCATGGCCGGCCCCGACCCGCGCGACCGCCGCTCGCTCCTCGCCGCCGCGCCGCAGCCGGCGGGCGAGCGGCTGCGCATCGCCTACATCCCCCGCTTCGGCACGGCGCCCGTCGACCCGGTGGTCGCCGCCGCAGTGGAAGGCTTCGCGCTGGCGCTGGAGCGCGACGGGCACGCGGTGCGGGAACAGGCCGTCTTCTTCGACCTCGACGACGCCGCCCGCATCTGGCACGTCGTCTCGCGCGCCGGCGTCGCCTGGCTGATGGACCGGCCCGGCTCCCGCCTGCCCGAGGAGGCCGGCGCCGCGGTGCAGGCCATGGCGGCGGACGGCCGGGCCCTCGCCGCCGCCGACTATTGCGACGCGCTGGAGCGCACCGCCCGGCTGCGCCGCCGCTGCGCCGAGCTGTTCGCGACATCGGACCTCGTCCTGACCCCGACCGCCGCCGCCCTGCCCTGGCCGGCCGAGACCCCCTACCCCCGCGAGATCGCCGGCCGGCCGGCCGGCCCGCGCGACCACGCGGTCTTCACCGGCTGGGTGAACATCGCGGGGGTGCCGGCGGTCAGCCTTCCCGTCGGCCTCTCCGCAACCGGCCTGCCGATCGGCGCGCAGCTCGCGGCGGGATTCGCAGCGGATGCCTGGCTGCTGGAGTTTGCGCGGGAGGCGGAGCGGATGCGGCCGGCGCCGCCGCTGCCGACGGTGCAAGCTGTGAGCTGA
- a CDS encoding ABC transporter permease yields the protein MSAASPVSPAPPGRPFRLQLRRDGLALRALAAAVLSLACAGLLVALSGHEPLAVFAAMAAGAFGSPHQIGVALNRATPYLFAGSGVALCFRAGIINIGAEGQIALGGAGAAAVALALPDAPPALAVLAALAGGALAGAAWSGLAAAIHLGRGVHEVLVTLLLNFVALLLVQQLLAGPLGQPGAGFLQSPGLPAASWLWKAPELDAHAGLAVALAAAAALSVLLWLTPFGFALRVAGRSRPAAAYAGFSLSALTWSAMLIAGALAGLAGGAEVLGVHHRLIEGFSSGFGFKAVTVALLGALEPLAVVPAAVFVGLLEAGALAMQRQVGVPSALVAVIEGLTMLFVLAATVRRA from the coding sequence ATGAGCGCTGCCAGCCCCGTCTCCCCGGCCCCGCCCGGCCGGCCCTTCCGCCTGCAGCTGCGCCGCGACGGCCTCGCGCTGCGCGCCCTCGCCGCCGCCGTCCTCTCCCTCGCCTGCGCCGGGCTGCTGGTCGCCCTCTCCGGCCACGAGCCGCTGGCGGTCTTCGCCGCCATGGCGGCGGGCGCCTTCGGCTCGCCGCACCAGATCGGCGTCGCCCTCAACCGGGCCACCCCCTATCTCTTCGCCGGCAGCGGCGTGGCGCTCTGCTTCAGGGCCGGCATCATCAATATCGGCGCCGAGGGCCAGATCGCGCTCGGCGGGGCCGGCGCCGCCGCGGTGGCGCTCGCCCTCCCCGATGCCCCGCCCGCCCTCGCCGTTCTCGCCGCGCTCGCCGGCGGCGCCCTCGCCGGGGCGGCCTGGTCGGGCCTCGCCGCGGCGATCCATCTCGGGCGCGGGGTGCACGAGGTACTGGTGACGCTGCTTCTCAATTTCGTGGCCTTGCTGCTGGTGCAGCAGCTGCTGGCCGGCCCGCTCGGCCAGCCCGGCGCCGGCTTCCTGCAGTCGCCGGGGCTGCCGGCGGCCTCCTGGCTGTGGAAGGCGCCGGAGCTCGACGCCCATGCCGGGCTCGCGGTCGCGCTCGCCGCCGCGGCGGCCCTCTCGGTGCTGCTCTGGCTGACGCCCTTCGGCTTCGCCCTGCGCGTTGCCGGCCGCTCGCGCCCGGCCGCCGCCTATGCCGGCTTCTCCCTGTCGGCCCTGACCTGGTCCGCCATGCTGATCGCCGGCGCCCTGGCCGGGCTCGCCGGCGGCGCCGAGGTGCTCGGCGTGCACCACCGCCTGATCGAAGGCTTCTCCTCGGGCTTCGGCTTCAAGGCCGTCACCGTCGCGCTGCTCGGCGCGCTGGAGCCACTGGCGGTGGTGCCGGCGGCTGTGTTCGTCGGCCTGCTCGAAGCCGGGGCGCTGGCCATGCAGCGCCAGGTCGGCGTGCCCTCGGCCCTGGTGGCGGTCATCGAGGGCCTGACCATGCTGTTCGTCCTCGCCGCCACGGTGCGCCGCGCATGA
- a CDS encoding ABC transporter ATP-binding protein, whose translation MTAARAPAPLLSMTGIVRRYGTVRANDGIDLIVQTGEILGLLGENGSGKSTLMKVLFGMTPADAGEIAVRGRALAGHRPSDAMAAGIAMIHQHFMLVEAMTVVENVMLGWPAAGRVLRRAEMAARIREASRRFGLDLDPEARVADLPLGRRQRVEILKAVLREAELLVLDEPTSNLAPVEVAELLGVLRRLRGEGKGVVFITHKLPEVMEVCDRVVVLRGGRVAGAAPIAAVTPAELAEMMVGRDVTAPHVARTRPPGEVRLAVAGLAGPGLGPLTFEVRGGEVLGIAGVDGNGQIELVETLAGLRRAAAGSIALDGRELASASVAARVRAGMAYMPADRAATGLVRSLSIADNLMLRDSTRPPYARGAFLAPGRLQARARALMRDYDIRAPGPRVPAARLSGGNQQKIVVARELDRRPALLVAHQAAWGLDPGATRFVLERVLGLRDEGAAIVYVSSELDEVLDIADRVAVMADGGFAGVTAQGRADLARIGLWMSGRAA comes from the coding sequence GTGACCGCCGCCCGAGCCCCCGCGCCGCTCCTCAGCATGACCGGCATCGTCCGCCGCTACGGCACGGTGCGCGCCAATGACGGCATCGACCTCATCGTGCAGACCGGCGAGATCCTCGGCCTGCTCGGCGAGAACGGCTCGGGCAAGAGCACGCTGATGAAGGTGCTGTTCGGCATGACGCCGGCGGACGCCGGCGAGATCGCCGTCCGCGGCCGGGCGCTGGCCGGCCACCGGCCCTCCGATGCCATGGCCGCCGGCATCGCGATGATCCATCAGCACTTCATGCTGGTCGAGGCGATGACCGTGGTCGAGAACGTCATGCTGGGCTGGCCGGCGGCCGGGCGGGTGCTGCGGCGCGCCGAGATGGCGGCCCGCATCCGCGAGGCCAGCCGGCGCTTCGGCCTCGACCTCGACCCCGAGGCGCGTGTCGCCGACCTGCCGCTCGGCCGCCGCCAGCGCGTCGAGATCCTCAAGGCGGTGCTGCGCGAGGCCGAGCTGCTGGTGCTCGACGAGCCGACCTCCAACCTCGCCCCGGTCGAGGTCGCCGAGCTCTTGGGGGTGCTCCGCCGCCTGCGCGGCGAGGGCAAGGGCGTTGTCTTCATCACCCACAAGCTGCCGGAGGTGATGGAGGTCTGCGATCGCGTCGTGGTGCTGCGCGGCGGCCGCGTCGCCGGCGCCGCGCCGATTGCGGCCGTCACCCCGGCCGAGCTGGCTGAGATGATGGTCGGGCGCGACGTCACCGCCCCGCATGTGGCCCGCACCCGGCCACCCGGCGAGGTCCGCCTCGCCGTCGCCGGCCTCGCCGGCCCCGGGCTCGGGCCCCTGACGTTCGAGGTGCGCGGCGGCGAGGTGCTCGGCATCGCTGGCGTCGACGGCAACGGCCAGATCGAGCTGGTCGAGACCCTGGCCGGGCTGCGGCGCGCCGCGGCCGGCTCGATCGCGCTCGACGGGCGCGAGCTCGCCAGCGCCTCCGTCGCGGCGCGTGTCCGCGCCGGCATGGCCTATATGCCGGCGGACCGCGCCGCGACCGGGCTGGTGCGCTCCCTCTCCATCGCCGACAACCTGATGCTGCGCGACAGCACCCGCCCGCCCTATGCCAGGGGCGCCTTCCTCGCCCCCGGCCGCCTGCAGGCCCGGGCGCGGGCGCTGATGCGCGACTACGACATCCGCGCTCCCGGTCCGCGCGTGCCGGCGGCGCGGCTCTCCGGCGGCAACCAGCAGAAGATCGTGGTGGCGCGCGAGCTCGACCGCCGGCCGGCCCTGCTCGTCGCCCACCAGGCCGCCTGGGGCCTCGATCCCGGCGCGACGCGCTTCGTGCTCGAGCGCGTCCTCGGCCTGCGCGACGAGGGCGCGGCCATCGTCTACGTCTCCTCCGAGCTCGACGAGGTGCTCGACATCGCCGACCGCGTCGCCGTCATGGCCGACGGCGGCTTTGCCGGCGTCACGGCGCAGGGCCGGGCCGACCTCGCCCGCATCGGCCTGTGGATGTCGGGGCGGGCGGCATGA
- a CDS encoding BMP family protein, which yields MTKFPIRRLAGPAAIAVLLAGGLTAPALAQDKAAILLPGSANDQSWNALGYAILKSLEPHGFKTAYSENDADEGEALRDYAAQGYGIVMGHSGRFVSAMEQVAPDFPKTQFIAVSGNEGKAPNVMSIDWNNAQFGCQLGALAAAMSKTHKVAGVYGLQGVPNITAQAGGFRICAAKAGAAVTILYIKDMEDAAEAKEAALSLIGQGADVITGKLNAAETGLVQAAKEKHVYVTGRGFDQTKIAPDLVLTNIVEDWPGMFGSTADQVKAGKLFGSFVQYGYDTAPVTGAALQYAEGKPFNPVVPAAVVKALDDMAAGFKSGALKIAPTDADARSGS from the coding sequence ATGACCAAGTTCCCGATACGCCGCCTGGCCGGCCCGGCCGCAATCGCCGTGCTTCTCGCCGGCGGTCTCACGGCCCCCGCCCTGGCGCAGGACAAGGCCGCCATCCTGCTGCCGGGCAGCGCCAACGACCAGAGCTGGAACGCGCTCGGCTATGCCATCCTCAAGAGCCTGGAGCCGCACGGCTTCAAGACCGCCTATTCGGAGAACGACGCCGACGAGGGCGAGGCCCTGCGCGACTACGCCGCCCAGGGCTACGGCATCGTCATGGGCCATTCCGGCCGCTTCGTCTCGGCCATGGAGCAGGTGGCGCCGGACTTTCCCAAGACCCAGTTCATCGCGGTGAGCGGCAACGAGGGCAAGGCGCCCAACGTCATGTCGATCGACTGGAACAACGCCCAGTTCGGCTGCCAGCTCGGCGCCCTCGCCGCGGCGATGAGCAAGACCCACAAGGTCGCCGGCGTCTACGGCCTGCAGGGCGTGCCCAACATCACGGCGCAGGCCGGCGGCTTCCGCATCTGCGCCGCCAAGGCCGGCGCCGCGGTGACCATCCTCTACATCAAGGACATGGAGGATGCGGCCGAGGCCAAGGAGGCGGCGCTCTCGCTGATCGGCCAGGGCGCCGACGTCATCACCGGCAAGCTCAACGCCGCCGAGACCGGCCTGGTCCAGGCGGCCAAGGAGAAGCACGTCTACGTCACCGGCCGCGGCTTCGACCAGACGAAGATCGCGCCCGACCTGGTGCTCACCAACATCGTCGAGGACTGGCCGGGCATGTTCGGCAGCACCGCCGACCAGGTGAAGGCCGGCAAGCTGTTCGGCAGCTTCGTGCAGTACGGCTACGACACCGCCCCGGTCACCGGCGCCGCCCTGCAATATGCCGAGGGCAAGCCGTTCAACCCGGTCGTGCCGGCAGCGGTGGTCAAGGCGCTCGACGACATGGCGGCGGGATTCAAGAGCGGCGCCCTCAAGATCGCGCCGACCGACGCCGACGCGCGCAGCGGCAGCTGA
- a CDS encoding ABC transporter permease — MIDLLAAAIRIATPLLFAALGGILSERAGVFAVGLEGMMLAGAFAAAIGTWASASAAWGIVLALVAGAATGLVVAVVAVRYRADHMVTGLTANIMVAGLTSYLLRVLAGGGRPVAIRLAPLAPWPIPGLADIPVLGPLLFDLPPLTYLAIFACLALHLFLGRTQAGLTLRATGENPEALFAAGGDPLRVRVRAVVACGAVAGLGGAVLSLQQVGTFTDGMTGGRGYLALASLIVARWSPPAAALACLAFGAAQAFELRLQGSGVPLSSYAVEMAPYLIALAVLAGLGRSARLPAAIGQPLP; from the coding sequence ATGATCGATCTCCTCGCCGCCGCCATCCGCATCGCCACGCCGCTGCTGTTCGCGGCGCTCGGCGGCATCCTGTCCGAGCGCGCTGGCGTCTTCGCCGTCGGCCTGGAAGGCATGATGCTGGCCGGCGCCTTCGCCGCCGCCATCGGCACCTGGGCCAGCGCCAGCGCCGCCTGGGGCATCGTGCTCGCGCTCGTCGCCGGCGCCGCCACCGGCCTCGTCGTCGCCGTGGTGGCGGTGCGCTACCGCGCCGACCATATGGTCACCGGCCTCACCGCCAACATCATGGTGGCGGGCCTCACCAGCTACCTCCTGCGCGTGCTGGCCGGCGGCGGCCGGCCCGTCGCCATCCGCCTCGCGCCGCTGGCGCCCTGGCCGATCCCTGGGCTCGCCGACATCCCCGTGCTCGGGCCGCTGCTGTTCGACCTGCCGCCGCTCACCTATCTCGCCATCTTCGCCTGCCTCGCCCTGCACCTCTTCCTCGGCCGCACCCAGGCCGGCCTCACCCTGCGCGCCACCGGCGAGAACCCGGAGGCGCTGTTCGCCGCCGGCGGCGACCCGCTCCGGGTGCGGGTGCGCGCCGTGGTCGCCTGCGGCGCCGTCGCCGGCCTCGGCGGCGCGGTGCTGTCGCTGCAGCAGGTCGGCACCTTCACCGACGGCATGACCGGCGGCCGCGGCTATCTCGCGCTGGCTTCGCTGATCGTGGCGCGCTGGAGCCCGCCGGCCGCGGCGCTGGCCTGCCTCGCCTTCGGCGCCGCGCAAGCCTTCGAGCTGCGCCTGCAGGGCTCCGGCGTGCCGCTGAGCTCCTATGCCGTCGAGATGGCGCCCTACCTCATCGCGCTCGCCGTGCTCGCCGGCCTCGGCCGCTCCGCCAGGCTGCCGGCCGCGATCGGACAGCCGCTGCCGTAA
- a CDS encoding ring-opening amidohydrolase, whose translation MRVGVHKVLMNSPADVAGLERLIEAGEVAPAEIVAVIGKTEGNGGANDFTRALATLSFALALARHLGITPDAVAKRIAFVWSGGTEGVLSPHATVFTRSAAPAAASKRLAIGIAATRDLAPEEVGTMVEVRLVAEAVRRAQAEAGIADAADVHYVQVKGPLLTPAAVADADSRGARLVTRDPNGSKPYARGATALGVALALGEVAEAALGDEAIARRMDLYSSVANTSAGGELSKCEVLLFGNAEGAGGDLRIGHAVLRDVVDAEGVRAAAASAAGEPGELREPGAAIDPAGIAAIFAKAEAPPDGRLRGRRTTMLSDADIHYERHARAALGAVIASVTGDGAIFVSGGTEHQCKPGEAPIAAIVRV comes from the coding sequence GGGCTGGAGCGGCTGATCGAGGCCGGCGAGGTCGCCCCCGCCGAGATCGTCGCCGTCATCGGCAAGACCGAGGGCAATGGCGGCGCCAACGACTTCACCCGCGCCCTGGCGACGCTCAGCTTCGCGCTCGCCCTGGCGAGGCACCTCGGCATCACGCCAGACGCCGTGGCAAAGCGCATCGCCTTCGTCTGGTCGGGCGGCACCGAGGGCGTGCTCAGCCCGCATGCGACGGTGTTCACCCGCAGCGCCGCGCCGGCGGCCGCCAGCAAGCGCCTGGCGATCGGCATCGCCGCGACGCGCGACCTCGCGCCGGAGGAGGTCGGCACCATGGTCGAGGTGCGGCTCGTCGCCGAGGCGGTGCGCCGGGCCCAGGCCGAGGCCGGCATCGCCGATGCCGCCGACGTGCACTATGTCCAGGTCAAGGGGCCGCTGCTGACGCCGGCCGCGGTCGCCGACGCCGACAGCCGCGGCGCCCGCCTGGTGACCCGCGACCCCAACGGCTCCAAGCCCTATGCCCGCGGCGCCACCGCGCTCGGCGTGGCGCTCGCCCTCGGCGAGGTGGCGGAGGCCGCGCTCGGCGACGAGGCCATCGCCCGGCGCATGGACCTCTATTCCAGCGTGGCCAACACCTCGGCCGGCGGCGAGCTCAGCAAGTGCGAGGTGCTGCTGTTCGGCAATGCCGAGGGCGCCGGCGGGGACCTCCGCATCGGCCATGCCGTGCTGCGCGACGTGGTCGACGCCGAGGGCGTGCGCGCCGCCGCGGCCTCCGCCGCCGGCGAGCCCGGCGAGCTTCGCGAGCCCGGCGCGGCGATCGATCCTGCCGGCATCGCCGCGATCTTCGCCAAGGCCGAGGCGCCGCCGGACGGCCGGCTGCGCGGGCGGCGCACCACCATGCTGTCGGACGCCGACATCCACTACGAGCGCCATGCGCGGGCCGCGCTCGGCGCGGTGATCGCCTCGGTGACCGGCGACGGAGCGATCTTCGTCTCCGGCGGCACCGAGCATCAATGCAAGCCGGGGGAGGCGCCGATCGCGGCGATCGTCCGGGTCTGA
- a CDS encoding helix-turn-helix domain-containing protein: MTVHPLPFGVILRRWRERRRMTQADLALSAESSTRHLSCLETGRAQPSRAMIGRLAECLDVPLRERNTLLVAAGFAPGFQERPLAELDAAKAAIDRVLAAHLPYPAFAVDRHWNVVLSNAALPQLYEGCAPDLMRPPVNAMRLILHPAGMGPRIVNFAEWHAYSVSLLRQQIEARADPAIQGLLAEIRTYPVPPGADGTFDASQRLATPLRIATRFGTVSFLNTLTMFGTPSDVTLAELVLEMLFPADDETVEIAKAMTGEQAGAP, translated from the coding sequence ATGACCGTGCATCCACTTCCATTCGGGGTGATCCTGCGGCGCTGGCGCGAGCGCCGCCGCATGACGCAGGCCGATCTCGCCCTTTCGGCGGAGAGCTCGACCCGGCACTTGTCCTGCCTCGAGACCGGGCGGGCACAGCCGAGCCGCGCGATGATCGGGCGCCTCGCCGAATGCCTGGACGTCCCGTTGCGCGAGCGCAACACGCTGCTGGTGGCGGCCGGGTTCGCGCCGGGCTTCCAGGAACGGCCGCTGGCCGAGCTCGATGCGGCGAAGGCGGCCATCGACCGGGTGCTCGCCGCGCACCTGCCCTATCCCGCCTTCGCCGTCGACCGGCATTGGAACGTGGTGCTGTCGAACGCGGCCCTGCCGCAGCTCTACGAGGGCTGCGCGCCGGATCTCATGCGCCCGCCGGTCAACGCCATGCGTCTGATCCTGCACCCCGCCGGCATGGGGCCGCGCATCGTCAACTTCGCCGAATGGCACGCCTATTCCGTGAGCCTGCTGCGCCAGCAGATCGAGGCGAGGGCGGATCCGGCCATCCAGGGGCTGCTGGCGGAGATCAGGACCTATCCCGTGCCGCCCGGTGCGGACGGCACCTTCGATGCCTCGCAGCGCCTCGCCACGCCGCTGCGGATCGCGACGCGGTTCGGCACCGTGTCCTTCCTGAACACGCTGACCATGTTCGGCACGCCCAGCGACGTCACTCTGGCGGAACTTGTCCTGGAGATGCTCTTCCCGGCGGATGACGAGACCGTCGAGATCGCCAAGGCCATGACCGGAGAACAGGCCGGGGCTCCCTGA